A genomic window from Luteolibacter sp. LG18 includes:
- a CDS encoding EF-hand domain-containing protein — MKTSPIAALLAALALTAHAEDTDRRPPPPPPGPPGPLFHALDADDNHVISAQELANAATELATLDANGDGSIAIDEVQPPPPPPEGNSTDEAAPQAYDQAPSGEDNRPKPPPPPLFAVIDKNHDGVISAEELQGAAEALKQLDKNGDGQLTPDELGPPPGRPGGPNGRPPRENGNGQEGAPPANRGGQSRAPRSR; from the coding sequence ATGAAGACATCACCCATCGCCGCCTTGCTGGCGGCCCTCGCGCTGACGGCCCACGCGGAAGACACCGACCGTCGCCCGCCACCTCCCCCGCCCGGCCCTCCGGGACCGCTGTTCCATGCCCTGGATGCCGACGATAACCATGTCATCAGCGCCCAGGAACTGGCCAATGCCGCCACCGAACTGGCCACGCTGGATGCCAATGGCGATGGCTCCATCGCCATCGACGAAGTGCAGCCCCCGCCGCCACCACCGGAGGGCAATTCCACCGATGAAGCCGCTCCCCAGGCCTACGACCAAGCGCCCTCCGGCGAAGACAACCGTCCGAAACCGCCGCCGCCTCCCCTGTTCGCCGTCATCGACAAAAACCACGACGGAGTGATCTCCGCCGAGGAACTCCAAGGTGCCGCCGAAGCCCTCAAGCAGCTCGATAAGAACGGCGACGGACAACTGACCCCCGATGAACTCGGACCGCCACCCGGTCGCCCCGGAGGCCCCAATGGCCGCCCGCCGCGTGAGAACGGCAACGGCCAGGAAGGTGCGCCGCCCGCCAACCGCGGCGGCCAGTCCCGCGCCCCGCGCAGCCGCTGA
- a CDS encoding response regulator transcription factor, translating into MTPPETQTGRPLLLVDDDRKLCGLIRDYLTPLGWKVEVKHTGPEGLEAAMGGEYEAVILDVMMPGMDGFDVLRELRKRSDVPVLMLTAMGDEADRIAGLETGADDYLPKTFSVRELLARLRAVTRRHSTKVEKTEPSEWTAGELRLCEQSHTAVLGDRSLELTALEFALLTELLRAKGRVKTREQLIEQVSERRFDIFDRSIDVHVSALRRKLGDDPREPRYIRTVRGVGYVLGDPDSRS; encoded by the coding sequence ATGACTCCCCCCGAAACCCAAACTGGCAGGCCTCTTCTCCTGGTCGATGATGACCGCAAGCTCTGCGGCTTGATCCGTGACTACCTCACCCCCCTCGGCTGGAAGGTCGAGGTGAAGCACACCGGCCCGGAAGGGCTGGAGGCCGCGATGGGAGGAGAATACGAGGCGGTGATCCTGGATGTGATGATGCCGGGCATGGATGGATTCGATGTCCTGCGGGAGTTGCGGAAACGTTCGGATGTCCCGGTGCTGATGCTGACCGCGATGGGAGATGAGGCGGATCGGATCGCCGGGCTGGAAACCGGTGCCGATGACTATCTGCCGAAGACGTTCTCGGTCCGAGAATTGCTCGCCCGCCTCCGCGCGGTGACGCGCCGCCATTCGACCAAGGTGGAGAAGACCGAACCGAGCGAATGGACCGCCGGGGAGTTGCGCCTCTGCGAGCAATCCCACACCGCGGTGCTGGGCGACCGTTCTTTGGAGCTCACCGCGCTGGAGTTCGCGCTGCTCACCGAATTGCTGCGTGCAAAGGGCCGGGTGAAGACCCGCGAACAGCTCATCGAGCAGGTGTCCGAGCGCCGTTTCGACATTTTCGACCGGTCCATCGACGTGCATGTCTCCGCGCTGCGGCGGAAGCTCGGCGACGATCCGAGGGAACCG
- a CDS encoding hybrid sensor histidine kinase/response regulator, with amino-acid sequence MRHDRPVILVVDDEPKNIQVVGSLLLREGYEIITARGGEEGLEKAREVLPDLILLDVMMPGISGVEVACRLQDDPDWPAVPIIFLSAATDKTFIIEALSAGGVDYVTKPFHGPELLRRIELHLGLRRTSRMLEETIAEQNRLIEVLAHDLKNPLGSVRFSAKLLEEQAAGPKVDRLAGMILEGTDRAIEIVESLLEIRWVEHAKSTLSLDDLNLKELLNDVCKGFASRADEKGITIRRVDTPDLPKVRADRGCLLRVLENLISNALKFSPPQTTVTLVSGCEAEWITFTVEDEGPGIPTGETSRLFQRYARLSSRPTGGESSTGLGLSIVRELVHAMGGSIAYHPSKAGGASFQVQLPAAEA; translated from the coding sequence ATGCGCCATGATCGTCCCGTCATTCTCGTCGTCGATGACGAGCCCAAGAACATCCAGGTGGTCGGTTCCCTGCTGCTGCGGGAGGGCTACGAGATCATCACCGCGCGAGGTGGGGAGGAAGGATTGGAGAAAGCCCGCGAGGTGCTTCCCGATCTGATCCTTCTGGATGTGATGATGCCCGGCATCAGCGGGGTGGAGGTGGCCTGCCGCCTGCAGGACGATCCGGATTGGCCTGCCGTGCCGATTATTTTCCTCTCCGCGGCGACCGACAAGACCTTCATCATCGAGGCTCTGTCAGCCGGTGGGGTGGACTACGTCACCAAGCCATTCCATGGTCCGGAGTTGCTGCGGCGGATCGAGCTGCATCTCGGCCTGCGCCGCACCAGCCGGATGCTGGAAGAGACGATCGCGGAGCAGAACCGCCTGATCGAGGTGCTGGCTCACGATCTCAAAAACCCGCTGGGTTCGGTGCGGTTCTCCGCGAAGCTGCTGGAGGAGCAGGCAGCGGGTCCGAAGGTGGACCGCCTCGCCGGGATGATCCTGGAAGGCACCGATCGTGCGATCGAGATCGTGGAGTCGCTTTTGGAAATCCGCTGGGTCGAGCACGCCAAATCCACGTTAAGTCTGGACGACTTGAACCTGAAAGAGCTGCTGAACGATGTCTGTAAGGGCTTCGCCAGCCGCGCCGATGAAAAGGGGATCACGATCCGCCGGGTGGATACTCCGGATCTCCCGAAAGTGCGCGCGGATCGCGGGTGCCTGCTGCGGGTGCTGGAGAATCTGATTTCCAACGCGCTGAAATTTTCCCCGCCCCAGACGACCGTGACGCTGGTCAGCGGTTGCGAGGCCGAATGGATCACCTTCACCGTGGAGGATGAGGGCCCGGGCATCCCGACCGGTGAAACGTCACGCTTGTTCCAGCGCTACGCCCGCCTCAGCAGCCGGCCGACCGGCGGCGAATCGTCGACCGGGCTCGGCCTGAGCATCGTGCGCGAGCTGGTTCACGCCATGGGCGGCTCGATTGCCTATCATCCGTCCAAGGCGGGCGGGGCGTCTTTTCAAGTGCAGTTGCCTGCGGCGGAAGCTTGA